In Mycobacterium gallinarum, a single window of DNA contains:
- a CDS encoding O-antigen ligase family protein yields MGPHIMDRYGPPRDGIPATFVASVPRNASAATTPPERSFGTFVAALPRLFRTGATDFRRHEYAFALLIVTAIGLVVVPDLITYLTVEHEPILPPGEATTSADLPIAQLASLGGSALLLALSTAVVFMRGYPNRDITGVLLLLLAVNLPYLVSPKLPPVVDFPKIVLANVFILALWKVGAPVAGLKWLPLTVAVIAGYSLIGGLLIPDYAMYNPNSEKAIIPGWELAGPFGHANVLGMYCALAFALTPLIVDRRWRLLVGSILFVTMVAAASRTALIAAGLVALWWVICWFKSSKSIRLAGTVLVSVTASAMFVFPFLHWDPRAFTERAHVWAESLRVWQQSPAVGMGVNWFLDDAQAMGNVAKWAFVGTGHNVVVDTLVRSGLIGIVVFLPLLIAAVASTRALPVTSQQIACFGFMMAFFLGATTEASWALLPNLQLFPISGLVFAVLIVTRRDAQVPDGPL; encoded by the coding sequence TTGGGCCCGCACATCATGGACCGCTACGGACCACCGCGCGACGGAATCCCCGCCACGTTCGTAGCCTCGGTTCCGAGAAACGCGAGCGCCGCCACGACGCCGCCCGAGCGGTCATTCGGCACGTTCGTTGCGGCCCTTCCGCGCCTGTTCCGCACGGGAGCAACGGATTTCCGGCGTCACGAGTACGCGTTTGCGTTGCTGATCGTCACTGCCATCGGGCTGGTCGTCGTCCCCGACTTGATCACGTATCTGACTGTCGAGCACGAACCGATCCTGCCGCCGGGGGAGGCCACCACCTCAGCGGATCTTCCGATCGCCCAACTTGCCAGTCTGGGCGGATCGGCGCTCCTGCTTGCGCTGAGCACCGCTGTCGTCTTCATGCGTGGCTACCCGAACCGCGATATCACCGGTGTCCTCCTGCTGCTGCTCGCGGTGAACCTGCCCTATCTCGTGAGCCCGAAACTCCCTCCCGTAGTCGACTTTCCGAAGATCGTTCTCGCCAATGTCTTCATCCTTGCGCTCTGGAAAGTGGGGGCACCCGTCGCGGGGCTGAAATGGCTTCCGCTCACTGTCGCGGTGATCGCGGGCTACTCGCTGATCGGCGGACTGCTCATTCCCGACTACGCGATGTACAACCCCAACTCCGAAAAGGCGATCATCCCGGGCTGGGAGCTGGCGGGTCCTTTCGGCCACGCGAACGTGCTCGGGATGTACTGCGCACTCGCGTTTGCGCTCACACCCCTCATCGTCGACCGGAGATGGCGCCTTCTTGTCGGATCTATTCTGTTCGTGACGATGGTGGCCGCAGCGTCGAGAACTGCGCTGATCGCGGCCGGTCTGGTCGCGTTGTGGTGGGTGATCTGCTGGTTCAAATCGTCGAAATCGATCCGGCTTGCCGGGACGGTCCTCGTCAGCGTCACCGCATCCGCAATGTTCGTGTTTCCCTTCCTGCATTGGGACCCGCGCGCTTTCACTGAGCGTGCCCACGTGTGGGCGGAAAGTCTGCGAGTGTGGCAGCAGTCGCCTGCGGTCGGCATGGGTGTCAACTGGTTCCTGGACGATGCACAGGCAATGGGGAACGTCGCCAAGTGGGCGTTCGTGGGGACTGGACACAACGTGGTCGTGGACACCCTGGTGAGATCCGGTCTCATCGGAATTGTCGTGTTCCTGCCTCTCCTCATCGCAGCGGTGGCATCGACTCGTGCGTTGCCTGTGACAAGTCAGCAGATCGCCTGTTTCGGATTTATGATGGCGTTTTTCCTGGGCGCGACAACAGAGGCCAGTTGGGCGCTGCTTCCCAATCTGCAGTTGTTTCCGATCAGTGGACTGGTATTCGCCGTGCTGATCGTGACCAGGCGTGACGCCCAGGTCCCCGACGGACCGCTGTGA
- a CDS encoding glycosyltransferase family 2 protein codes for MSAKKAVSVVIPTIGRPSLRTAVESALGQTAPPVEVIVVVDADCEPDLPNSSAVRVLRTSGGVGPSLAKHLGIESANGDIVALLDDDDVWRRDKLEIQLDAAPPGEQWIVASRFSVHIDGRDPIIGPRTLIGRNEPVAPYLFELRERQAFNMVQTSTLVFPRALTQTVPMSVAAGSIHDDPKWLIHVRRAYPDLPIVQVAEPLVDIVWTAASLSRSGVDRSQDLIDWGIAELGGESKRVLGDYLLTSPVGSALGAGSPRGIARSVVAAVRYGRPGRLAWASVVKSMLRLSGGRARAFVTRLAGPSKKL; via the coding sequence GTGAGTGCCAAGAAGGCGGTGAGCGTCGTCATCCCGACGATCGGTCGGCCCAGCTTGCGGACAGCTGTGGAGTCGGCGCTCGGTCAAACGGCACCTCCGGTGGAGGTCATCGTCGTCGTCGATGCGGATTGTGAACCCGATCTACCCAACTCGTCAGCCGTCCGCGTGCTGCGAACTTCAGGAGGCGTCGGGCCGAGTCTGGCGAAGCATCTCGGCATCGAGTCGGCGAATGGAGATATCGTTGCGCTGCTCGATGATGACGACGTATGGCGACGGGACAAACTCGAGATCCAGCTGGATGCTGCGCCGCCAGGGGAACAATGGATCGTGGCGTCGCGCTTCTCCGTACACATCGATGGACGTGACCCGATCATCGGGCCGCGCACCCTGATCGGGCGCAATGAACCGGTCGCCCCGTACCTGTTCGAACTCCGTGAGCGACAGGCGTTCAACATGGTTCAGACATCAACGCTCGTGTTTCCACGGGCGTTGACTCAGACGGTGCCGATGTCAGTGGCCGCCGGTTCGATACACGACGACCCGAAGTGGTTGATTCATGTGCGGCGTGCGTATCCGGATCTGCCCATCGTGCAGGTCGCCGAGCCGCTGGTCGACATCGTGTGGACGGCGGCGTCGCTGTCGCGGTCGGGGGTTGATCGCAGTCAGGACCTGATCGATTGGGGCATAGCCGAACTCGGTGGTGAGTCCAAGAGAGTGCTGGGGGATTACCTACTGACCTCGCCGGTCGGTTCCGCACTGGGGGCTGGTTCGCCCCGCGGTATCGCCAGGTCGGTTGTCGCGGCAGTCCGTTACGGTCGCCCGGGCCGGCTGGCATGGGCGAGCGTAGTCAAGTCGATGCTGCGTCTCAGTGGGGGGCGGGCGAGAGCGTTCGTTACTCGCTTGGCCGGCCCTTCGAAGAAACTGTGA
- a CDS encoding polysaccharide biosynthesis tyrosine autokinase, whose translation MTVQEFAKILRARWKLICGTIAVVVLAAVGYSLLAIPQYQASVRLFVSTPSDGTNTQTYDGGLFAERRVLSYTELLTGDIAAQRTIDKLGLDMTAAQLQEKVEAVVPAETVLIDVTVTDSSPTRARDIANTLADEFVVMAARLETPELGQPPNARVVVQQRAEVPSSPVNSKTKRILAIAALVGALLGVVIAVIRDRMDDSVKSPDALEGTTGVGLLADIPFDAQRRTQPLVRFESDRSAFANAFRELRINLRFLQIAEGPRVLVITSCVPAQGTTMTAVNLSLALADAGHNVVIVDGDLRRPRVAASFDLAGDAGLSDVLSGAVPLRDSLQETGFAHLSALTSGAIPGDPTELLESRATADVLGQLSGQFDYVVVDSPSLLVKDAAILATSAQGVLIVARSGQTTRKQLGDAIHTLRRAGAPLLGSVLSMTRAKKRSKGDDYYRNPDAGQGGQKRRGTHQK comes from the coding sequence TTGACTGTTCAAGAGTTCGCCAAGATTCTGCGTGCCCGGTGGAAGTTAATCTGCGGCACAATTGCCGTCGTTGTATTGGCTGCGGTCGGTTACTCGCTACTCGCCATTCCGCAATACCAGGCCTCGGTGCGACTCTTTGTCTCCACGCCATCCGACGGAACGAACACTCAGACATACGACGGCGGTCTCTTCGCGGAACGCCGCGTGCTCTCATACACCGAGTTGTTGACCGGCGACATCGCGGCTCAGCGCACCATCGACAAGCTCGGCCTCGACATGACTGCGGCCCAACTTCAGGAGAAAGTCGAAGCCGTCGTGCCGGCCGAAACCGTGTTGATCGACGTGACGGTCACCGATTCCTCGCCGACCCGAGCCCGCGACATCGCCAATACATTGGCCGATGAGTTCGTCGTCATGGCGGCCCGATTGGAGACCCCCGAATTGGGGCAGCCACCCAACGCGCGAGTCGTCGTACAGCAGCGTGCCGAGGTACCGAGCAGCCCGGTGAATTCGAAGACGAAACGAATTCTGGCGATCGCCGCCTTGGTGGGTGCACTGCTGGGTGTCGTCATTGCTGTCATACGTGACCGGATGGATGATTCGGTGAAGAGTCCAGACGCGCTGGAAGGGACCACCGGCGTCGGCCTGCTCGCCGACATTCCGTTCGACGCGCAGCGCAGAACACAACCGCTGGTCCGGTTCGAGAGCGATCGCTCGGCGTTCGCCAACGCATTTCGTGAGCTGCGGATCAATCTGCGATTTCTGCAGATCGCCGAGGGACCCCGCGTGCTTGTCATCACGAGCTGCGTTCCTGCTCAGGGCACGACGATGACGGCGGTCAACTTGTCGCTCGCGTTGGCGGACGCCGGCCACAACGTCGTGATCGTCGACGGTGACCTGCGCCGCCCCAGGGTGGCGGCGAGTTTCGACCTTGCCGGGGACGCCGGTCTGAGCGACGTACTCAGCGGTGCGGTCCCCCTACGGGATTCGTTGCAGGAGACCGGTTTCGCCCATCTGAGCGCGCTCACGTCCGGAGCCATCCCGGGTGATCCGACCGAGCTGCTGGAGTCTCGAGCGACCGCGGATGTCCTGGGACAGCTGAGTGGGCAATTCGACTATGTCGTCGTCGACTCGCCGTCTCTACTCGTCAAGGATGCCGCGATTCTGGCGACGAGCGCTCAGGGAGTGCTGATCGTCGCGCGGTCGGGCCAGACCACGCGCAAGCAACTGGGCGATGCGATTCACACGCTCAGACGAGCTGGTGCGCCATTGCTCGGCTCTGTGTTGTCGATGACACGTGCAAAAAAGCGGTCGAAGGGTGACGACTACTACCGCAATCCGGACGCCGGACAGGGCGGGCAAAAGCGCCGCGGCACTCACCAGAAGTGA